In Deltaproteobacteria bacterium, the sequence CGCGGCGCAGGCCGATCCCCGCATGTTGACCGGTCGCGGCCTCGGTCCGCTCGCGCCCTCGCTGCGCGCCGACGCCCGCGGCCGCGCGGCGTGGGAGCGCACCGCGGCCCTGCCCGCGTTCGCGTCGCCGCTGCGCTACGACCAGCTCGCCGATCACGAGTTCGATGCGATCCATCTGCCCGGTGGTCACGCGCCCGGCATGCGCGAGTACCTCGAGGCGAGCGAGGTGCAGCGCGTCGTCGCGAGGATGTTCGCCGATGACGAGCCAGTCGGCGCGATCTGTCATGGTGTCATCGTCGCGGCGCGCACCCGCGGTGATGATGCACGCTCGGTGCTCCACGGCCGCCGCACCACCGCACTGCCGGCGCGCATGGAGCTGCTGGCGTGGCGCCTGACCAAGCTCTGGCTCGGCGACTACTACCGCACATATCCCGAGACGGTGCAGGCCGAGGTGACCGCCGCGCTCGCGCAACCGCAGGACTTCGACGCCGGGCCGCGCTCGCTGCGACGCGATGATCCCGAGCACCTCGCGCGTGGCTTCGTGGTGCGCGATCGCAACTACGTGTCCGCGCGGTGGC encodes:
- a CDS encoding DJ-1/PfpI family protein — its product is MRAMARVLVPLPRHDVDPTEVGVPCAALDDAGHTLVFATPDGRAAQADPRMLTGRGLGPLAPSLRADARGRAAWERTAALPAFASPLRYDQLADHEFDAIHLPGGHAPGMREYLEASEVQRVVARMFADDEPVGAICHGVIVAARTRGDDARSVLHGRRTTALPARMELLAWRLTKLWLGDYYRTYPETVQAEVTAALAQPQDFDAGPRSLRRDDPEHLARGFVVRDRNYVSARWPGDAHAYARAFIEMLSDPEAITRR